The region GACTGCTTCGCGGCGGCAATGGCCCCCAGGTAAACCTCGGCGGACGAAACGTATTTGTCGCGCGCATGCGAACCGCGAGCAAAGACCGCACAAGCTTCGACACGGGCATGCCTCAGGCCTTGGCGGTCATGAATGGTCCGCCGGTTTCGACAGCGACGTCGCCAGAAACGAGCGGGCTACTGCAAGCGGTCTCGGCCCCGTTTCTTTCGGATGATCAGCGACTGAATGTCCTTTTCCTGGCCGCTTATAGTCGAACGCCGAACGAGGCGGAATTGGCTCGCTATAAACAGTTTCTCTCGCAGAGTTCACCGTCCGACCAATCGGCAGCTCTGGGAGATATCTTGTGGGTCTTGGCCAATAGTGCCGAGTTCATGCTGAATCACTAACGAGAGTTTCGATGAACTACCTATCGAATTCGCGACGACGTTTCCTGCAAACGACTGCCGGCCTAATGGGGGCAGCCAGCTGCTCGTGGCTTCCACAGTTGGCTGCAGCGGCGGCTCCCAACCCCGAGCGAAAGCGAAGCTGCATCTTGCTCTGGATGGCTGGCGGCCCGACACAGACCGATACCTTCGACATGAAGCCAGGACATGCCAACGGAGGAGAATTCAAAGAGGCCGAAACGAGTGTTCCAGGACTTCGCTTCAGCGAACATTTCACCGGCCTCGGCCAGCATGCCGATCAATTGGCCATCTTGCGAGGCATGAGTACTCGCGAAGGAGACCACCTTCGCGGAACCTACTTGATGCACACCGGCCAACGCCCCGGCGGTCCATTGAACTATCCGGCCATCGGAGCTTCGCTTGCCAAAGCGCTCAAAGACTATTCGTCCATACTGCCCAGCTACGTCGCGGTAAATCCCAGCGGGCTACTGAACGGTGCGGCGCTCGGTTCTGGATTCCTCGGTCCTCGTTATGCTGCGGCCACCGTAGGTACGCGCGGAACACCGCGGCCTGAGGACGCCGAAGCGATGGCCGACTTAGGGGTCGACTTTCTTTCGCTTCCCCCTGGCATCGATCAGCAACGCCACGACGCGCGACTTGCCTTGTGGCAAGAACAGCAAAATCAATTTATCGTCAGTCACCCCTCTGGCGCTGCCGAGGCGCAAGCAACCATCTTCCAATCGGCCGTCAAACTAATGCACCCCGAAGCGGCTTCGGCGTTCGATCTTTCCAAGGAATCGATGAAGACTCGCGAGTCGTACGGCCGCGGCACGTTTGGCCAAGGCTGCCTAATTGCTCGTCGCCTGGTAGAGCGTGGCGTACCATTCGTCGAAGTCACGCTGGGTGGCAACGGACTCGGCTGGGACACCCACCAAGGCAACTTCCCTGCCGTCGAGCGACTCTCCAAGGAACTCGACCAAGGCTGGAGCACACTGCTGACCGAGCTGAAAGAACGAGGCCTACTGGAAACCACCACGATCTGCTGGATGGGGGAATTCGGTCGAACGCCGAACATCAACAACAATGCCGGACGAGACCACTTTCCAGACGCATGGACGTGTGTACTCTCAGGGGGTGGAATCGCCGGAGGTCAGGCCTACGGCAAGACCAATGAGGGAGGCACCGAAGTCACCGATGGCAAGACGGAGGTGCAGGATCTCCTAGCGACGCTATGCCAGGCCGTCGGCGTCGATCCCGCGACAGAGCACTATTCGCCGCAAGCTCGTCCGATCAAAATCTCGGAAGGCAATCCTATCGATCAGGTCTTGGCTTAAGATGCGTCCGCTCCCTGTTCTAACGCTGGCTCTCACCATCGCTGTTGTCGCACTTGGTTGCAACAACCGCGTCGCCAAGCAGTTGCCTCCGCCGCCACAAACACCTGCTTCGCCGCCGGCCCATCCTGCCGACTCGATTACGCTGGACGGCCATGCCACGATCGAAGCAGGCATACCATTCGACTTAGACCCAATCGTCAAGCCGCAGCGTCTTTTGGTCTTCACGACGCAGGGACCGATTCGTGTGGATGTGCGACTTTGGATCGACAACGAACCGTTCGATCAGGCACTCGAGAAACTAGTCGACCATGTCGTTGAACTTGCCGATGCCGACCAAGATGGACGAGCCACGTGGGAAGAGTTAGCCGATCAACCGCAACTGAGAAGCGGCCAGTTTGGCAATCTTTCGTTCGAAGATCCTCGCCAGCGACGGCAAAACATCGACCGCTACGACACCAATCGAAACGGCTGGGTCGATCGATCCGAGGTGCCTCGGCTGGTGAGTCGTAGCCGGGCCAAGACCGAAGCATTCTCTGTTCGCCGGACGTCTTATGCCGCGGATCGAAGCCGGAACGATTCGCCACTGCGGCAGCTGCTCGACGAAAACAGCAACGGCGTCATTGAAGATTCCGAAATCGCATCCGCCGCTGAAAAGATTCGCTCGAGAGATCTCGACGATGACGAAATCGTCACGCCCATGGAACTTCAAATAACCTCCGGGCAATCGATGAACGACATGAACCGTCGCGGAGATCGACGCCGCTTCTTTGGCGGTCAGGCCATGTTCACGCTGGACGATTCCACTCCTTGGGGCGATCTGCACTATGCCATGCAAGAGAACTACGAGCGGGGCGGGACGCTTCGTCTAGATCGATTTCCGAAGAACAATCTTCTGCATCGAGTCGATGCCAATGGTGACGGAAAACTCAGTCGTGAAGAACTACCGGAAATTGGCAAGCAGCCCCCGCAGTACGATCTTACGCTTCGCTTCGGAAAACGACCTGAGCAACAGCCACGGATCGCGCTGCGGCGCAGCTTCGGCATCGACGACACCCCATTGGCCGATGGACAAGAGGTCGCTTTAAATCTGGGTGCTGATTGGCTCATTTTCCGAATGCGGGACAGTGTCGACTCAGAACTCATTACGCAGCAAGCGGAAAACATCTTGCAACTTTACGACGGCAATCAAGATGGCTATCTCGAAGAGGACGAACTTCCGGAGAACAGCATCGGAGTCAGTTTTCAAGTCGCCGATACGGATGGCGATGAGAAGCTATACAGTGAAGAATTAGAAACGGCCCTGCTACAGAGAAACTGGTTTCAGCGTTGTCATATCCGTCTGCAAGGAATCGATGGCGACGATCCCTTGTTTCGTATGGTCGATCCCAATCGCGACACCAAACTTTCCGCACGCGAACTTCGTGGGTTCGGTGACCGCTTAGCCTCGCTCGATCGGAATCAATCTTCGACCATCGAATTCGACGAGATTCCTTCGCTGTTAGTATTCGAGTTCTTCCGTGGCGACCAGGACGATTCGCCCCTTCGTGCGGTACCCTATGTCGAGCCAACCGCCGACCCTTCTGCCACGGCGGCAAATATCCCTCCGTGGTTTTCCGGAATGGACTATAACGGCGACGGCGACATCAGTCCCCGCGAGTTCCTCGGCACGCCGCAGCAGTTCGCAGAACTGGATGCCGACAGCGATGGCTTTCTGACGGCAAGCGAAGCCAATTCGTCGGAGGAGTAACCTCCACACTTCTTTGCAGAACCCCCTCTAACCAACTATTCCCTCTGCTGGTTTTATTAACGTTATGTAAATATATCCGCTCAAAAGATGGAGGGGCTTTCTTTGGGGGGCGATTTTTCTGAAGATTGAGCGATGGTCCAACGTGCGTTTTTTCCCGGGAATTTGGCTTATTCTCCTTTCGTTTGGCCTAGCTATGGCGAGCTTTCTTAAGTGTTAGCATATTGTTAACGCGAAATTCGCTCCCATTTACAATCCTGGCGTCGTCGCCCTCTCCCACAACTTGATTGCCCGCTTTCGGAAGGATTTGATCCGATGTTGCGCCAACGTGTTTCCATGCTTGCATTTATGCTGGCCGTCCTGTTTCCTGGCATGCTCTTCGCCCAGCTTCAAGTCGATCCGAAGCTGCCTGTTTACGAGCGTGTCTCAGGCGTGTCCGGCACCATCAAAAGCATCGGTTCCGACACGATGAACAACATGATGACGCTATGGGCCGAGGGCTTTCAGGAGATTTATCCGAACGTTCAGATCGAGATCGAAGGGAAAGGCTCCTCTACCGCTCCGCCGGCATTAATCCAAGGAACAGCCACATTCGGTCCCATGAGTCGCCCAATGAAGGCGAACGAGATCGACGACTTCGAGAAGCGATACGGCTATAAGCCAACCGAGATCGGAACCAGCATCGACATGCTGGCCGTCTACGTAAACAAGGACAATCCGATTGAAGGACTCTCGCTTCCGCAAGTCGACGCCATCTTTTCGACCAACCGTAAAGGGGGAGCCGAGAAAGACATTAGCCGCTGGGGCGAGCTTGGATTGTCAGGCTCATTCGCTCAGTCGCCGATCAGTTTGTATGGGCGCAATTCAGCGTCAGGCACCTATGCTTTCTTTAAAGAGAATGCCCTTTACGGCGGCGACTATAAGCCAACCGTCAAAGAACAGCCTGGCAGTTCTTCGGTAGTGCAAGGGGTCGCGACCGATAAGTTCGGCATCGGCTACAGCGGTATTGGCTATAAGACTTCCGACGTACGAGCACTCCCTCTTTCCCTGGAAGGGGAAGACTACGTCGAGCCAACCGCTGAAAACGCTGACGACTATCCACTCTCGCGTTTCCTTTACGTCAGCGTGAACTATCGCCCGGGCAGCGAGCTAGATCCGCTTCGACGTGAGTTTTTGAAATACATCTATAGCCAACAAGGACAGAAAGCGGTCGTGAAGGATGGCTACCTGCCGATTCCTGCCGTGATTGCTGAAGCTCAACTCGCTAAAGTGGGCATCACCAAGTAGCCTCCCACTTGCCACATGGCCCCAATACCAAACGCCGAATATCGGCAAGCTGGGAACGGGGCTATTTCTGTCGCTTCCCTTTCCCGCCATCCTCCTTCACCGCTGGCTCCCAACAAGCACTTCCAATATCCATGAGTGGCATCCAGCCAAGATTTACCGGTAGAAAACGCAAGCTGAAGACGCACTGGAGCGTCCGGCTTTCGGACGTTCTATCGGAAGGCGTGATCACCATCGGTGGAATTGGAACGATCGTCGCCGTTTGCCTGGTCGCGTTGGTCTTGGTAATGGAAGTGATTCCTCTTTTTCGCAGTGCCTCGGTCACTCCGCTCGGCATTCGCGAAACGCCATGGGACACAGACGCCATCGTTCACTTTGAGCTGAACGAATATCAAACGATGGGCTGGCTACTGACCTCCGACGGCACGCTTCAGGTCATTCGGCTTACGTCCCCTTCTTCCGAAACGAATGCAACTCAGTCGTCAATGGCTGCCGCGTTTGAAGTCGTTCAAGAGACCAAGCTGATTGAAGAAGGCCAAATCACCGCTATCTCAACTGCCACCGGCGAGACAGACCTGATCATCGGCCTGGCAGACGGAACGATACGGCTGGCCGACGTTTCGCTGAAGACAACGTTTGTCGATCCGATTGAAATTAAAGACTGGCTGGTCGAGCAATCGGGCACTGCTTCCGCTACTCAACTTTCTCGCCCAGGCGATACGGCCGTCTACCGCGATGGGGTCGTCCAACTAACGCCCCAAGGACAATATCGGGCCCAAAACGTCCAATGGACCCTCAGCGATCCGATCGAAGTTTCCGAGTCGGCAATTCGGCTGATCGATCACGTCCCGCAAGGGAACAATCGCTCGGGACTTAGCAGCCAATCAACGACTTTTGTCGCATTGACCGAGGATGAGCAGCTTAAGCTGGGAACTGTCAGTGAGAAAAAGAGCCTACTCACCGGCACCGCAAAACTACAAACCAAGCTGTACGACTTGCCAGCTTCCGGCGCCGGCGTTCCGCATTTCGTCTTGATGGAAGGGCTGGGCAACAATTTCTATGCCATCGACAAAGATGGCTTGCTCGCTAGGTACGATATCCGCGACAAGAACAACCTGCTTGTTGCCGAAACGGTCGATCTCGTTCCTGATTCGGAAGCTACGGTCACCGTATGCGATTGGATCTTAGGACGCGAAACCCTTTTCGTCGGCGATAGCAACGGTAACTGCTCTGGCTGGTTTCAGATCCGGCTTGCCGACCGCAAAGACAATGCCTTTGCAGACCGTAGCAGCACCGACGGCTTTGCCTTGGTGCGTGCCCATCAATTCGGCCCAGGCCCCGGCCCGGTCTCTGCCTTTGGAGCTTCCTCCCGAAGTCGCATGTTTCTGGTTGGCTACGAGACCGGGGCGTGCTCGCTCTTTCATATGACCACCGAAAAGCATGTCACCGATATCGAGATGCCCGAAGCGGACTCAATTGATATCGCTCAGATTTCACCACGCGACGACGGCTTGTTTATTGAATCGAACGGCGAGATCTATCACTACGCACTTTCGCCAGGCTTTCCTGACATCACCCTGGCGTCGCTCTTTCTGCCGGTCTGGTACGAAGGCTACGCCGAACCACTGAACATGTGGCAAAGCTCTTCCTCCCGCATCGAGGACGAACTCAAGTTTTCGCTTTATCCGCTTGTCTCCGGCACGTTCAAAGCAACGTTTTACTCCATGCTTTTTGGTGCTCCTCTGGCATTGTTGGCAGCCATTTACACGAGCGAATTCAGCACGCGACGCACCCGCATGATGGTCAAACCAACGGTCGAAATGATGGCCAGCCTGCCGAGTGTTGTACTTGGTTTTCTGGCTGCGTTGGTGTTTGCTCCGGTAGTCGAGAAAGTCGTTCCGGCCTGCCTGGCATCGGTGTTTACCGTTCCCATGACGATCTTGCTCGGAGCGTTTCTCTGGCAAACGCTTCCTCGTGCGGTCACGCTACGAATTCAACCGTTTCGGCTATGGTTCCTATCGCCGGTGCTGCTACTGGGTATTTACTTCGCCTACCTACTTGGACCATTCGTTGAGCAGTGGTTGTTCCTCGGCAACATCAAGTTTTGGCTCGTCCATCCCGAGCAAGGATCTGGCGTCGGTGGTTGGCTGCTCATTTTAATTCCAACTTGCGCTCTGTTGCTTTTCGCGTTAGACGCCTATGGGTTCAATTCGATCTGGCGAGGTCAAGTCGCTCGATCACCGAGATTTACGTTCGCAGTGCTAAGCCTGGTGAAGTTCGTGTTGATGGTCATTTGCACGCTGCTCTTCGCCTATGGACTGGGCAGTCTTCTCGATTTGATCGGATGGGACCCGCGCGGGACCTACATTGGTGAATACGATCAACGCAACTCGTTGATCGTTGGATTTGTCATGGGGTTCGCCGTGATTCCAATCATCTACACGATCGCCGACGACGCCCTTTCGACAGTTCCGGCTCACCTGCGATCAGCTTCTCTTGGCTGTGGGGCGACCCATTGGCAGACGGCCGTTCGCGTTGTGATTCCGACGGCGATGAGCGGACTGTTTTCGGCATTGATGATTGGGCTCGGGCGTGTTGCTGGGGAAACGATGATCGTACTCATGGCTGGCGGCAACACGCCGATCGAAGATTGGAACATCTTCAACGGCTTCCGTACGCTCAGCACGAACATTGCCATTGAATTGCCCGAAGCCGTCCAAGGCAGCTCGCACTATCGCGTCCTGTTCCTTTCCGCCCTGGTTCTATTTCTGCTTACCTTTTTGATCAACACGGTGGCAGAAGTGGTTCGTCTTTACTTCAGGAGACGGGCATACCAGCTATGAGCGGATCTTCTGACAACGCGAAAAGCAACGTAAAGAAGTACCAGCGAACCGTTCGGCCAGGGCTGACGGTACTTGCCCAGGGCGAGCCAATGATCTGGCTTTCCGGCGGCGCATTGGCACTCGCGCTGTTGATGATCTTTGGCCTGTTGGCATTGATTCTCTATCAAGGAATGGCCAGCTTTTGGCCTGGCCGTTTGTATCGCGTGACGTTGCAGGACGGCACCGTCTTGATGGGTGAGTTGACCGACGAGGAAGACTACCAACAAAGTAGCTCTGCCACGACCGACACGGAAGAAACCGACTCGCCGCTACAACATCGCTGGCAATATCGGACCGATAATTTTGAATTCAAGGGATCGCAAAGCGGCACGTATCAGTGGGTCACCGAAGAGCAACTTGCCGATCCACCACCCACGATGCCCGAGTGGGCGATGCTCTTCGAGCGAACGAAGCTTGGCCGCTTCATCGGTACCCCTCAGCGGTTTATCATTTCCAATCCGCGACCGATCTCATCCGATGAGGACGACTTATCGGCGATCGAACAGTTCTACGAAAACAATAAAAGCCGTCTTCAAATTCCCGCAGATGCCGACGATCAAGATCAAGCTCAATGGGCAGCGACACTCGAATCGCTTAACCAGGAAATCGAAACCGTCCGAGCAAAGCTAAAAACCCTTCAATCCGAGAACTCACAAAGCTTCATTAAGCAAAACTTTAGCGCCAATCGAAACCTGCATGGCTTATTGACTAGCGGCGAAACTCTTCCGATTTCAGACATTCCCGCCGATGGCAATCTTGTGTCCATCGAAGAAATCACCGAAGGAGCACCCGACACTTACGCCGCGTACCAGAAGCATCATGCCGACGCTCGCGAGCGCGTTCGAGCCGCCGATCGCATCGCGGAATATGAAGTGGGCGAAAGTAGTCTTCGACAGGAAAAAGCACGCCTTCGACTACGTTCGCAAGAGTTACAGCACGATGTATTCATCGAAAGCCTGGCCAATGAAATTTACAACTTGAAGCTTGAGCTCAATGCGATCCAAGAGGAGAAGCAACGAGACGCACGCGTGGTAGAAAGAGCCTCACGCGTGCTAGGCAAAGACTCCGCAATGGCGAAAGTTGGGCCAGAGATGGTGGCGGCATTGAATGCCGATCGCACCGCAAAAGAGAACACAATCGAGAACCGCCTGAACGAGATCGCACAGCTTCTTGACGAGGTTCCTAACTCGGCACGCGAAGCCGTTTATCAGTTTGTGGAAGTTCGCTTTGAAGTCGACAATGAGATTTCCGCCATCCAGGAGCGTATCCACGAGATTGAAGAACGTAACGATCGTGTTAGCCTGTTCGCCACGACGGCGCAAGATATCGAAACCGAATTGAAGCTGGGTGAGATCGTCCGAGCGTTTCCTTCAAATCAACTGGACTGGCTGGGGCGATTGAAGGTTTACCTTTCGCGTTGGGGCGAATTCCTGTTGGCCGATCCACGAGAGGCAAACTCGGAAGGTGGCGTCTTTCCCGCGATCTGGGGAACAGTGGCGATGACGATGATCATGTCACTGATCGTGGTCCCCTTCGGCGTACTCGCCGCGTTGTATCTGCGTGAATATGCCAAGAGTGGCCCAATCGTCAGTATCATTCGGATCAGTATTAACAACCTGGCCGGCGTTCCAAGTATCGTCTTCGGTGTGTTTGGCTATGGCTTCCTGATCCTTGTTGTAGGGGCGTATATCGATGGCGGCCCACGCAATGCCAACCTGCCAACGATTCCTCCGTTTTGGTGGTGGCTCACCGCGGCCGGCTTAGCGTTGGTCGCCTTCTGTGCATTCATTACGACCTCGTATTCGCTTGGCAGTCGAAAGATTCTCACGCGGATGCGGACACCTCACTTAGGCATCATCAGCTTACTGCTGTGGATCGGAACGACGATCGCATTTTTCATTCTCGTCGCTTTTACGCCTAGCTTTCACGGCTTTTACCAGGCCAGCTTGCCGAACCCGACGTTTGGCAAAGGCGGTCTGCTTTGGGCAAGCCTGACGTTGGCCCTGCTGACTCTTCCTGTCGTTATTGTCGCCACCGAAGAAGCCCTTGCTGCGGTGCCCAATTCACTACGTGAAGGTTCCTATGGATGCGGAGCCAGCAAGTGGCAAACGATTCGTCGTATCGTGCTTCCCCATGCACTTCCTGGCATCATGACCGGCATGATTCTCGCCATGGCCCGTGGTGCCGGAGAAGTCGCGCCGCTGATGCTTGTCGGGGTTCTCAAGTTAGCCCCAGAACTGCCAATAGATACGACGGCGCCTTTTGTCCATTTAGATCGCAGCTTTATGCATCTTGGCTTTCACATCTTCGACTT is a window of Bremerella sp. TYQ1 DNA encoding:
- a CDS encoding phosphate ABC transporter permease PstA; this encodes MSGSSDNAKSNVKKYQRTVRPGLTVLAQGEPMIWLSGGALALALLMIFGLLALILYQGMASFWPGRLYRVTLQDGTVLMGELTDEEDYQQSSSATTDTEETDSPLQHRWQYRTDNFEFKGSQSGTYQWVTEEQLADPPPTMPEWAMLFERTKLGRFIGTPQRFIISNPRPISSDEDDLSAIEQFYENNKSRLQIPADADDQDQAQWAATLESLNQEIETVRAKLKTLQSENSQSFIKQNFSANRNLHGLLTSGETLPISDIPADGNLVSIEEITEGAPDTYAAYQKHHADARERVRAADRIAEYEVGESSLRQEKARLRLRSQELQHDVFIESLANEIYNLKLELNAIQEEKQRDARVVERASRVLGKDSAMAKVGPEMVAALNADRTAKENTIENRLNEIAQLLDEVPNSAREAVYQFVEVRFEVDNEISAIQERIHEIEERNDRVSLFATTAQDIETELKLGEIVRAFPSNQLDWLGRLKVYLSRWGEFLLADPREANSEGGVFPAIWGTVAMTMIMSLIVVPFGVLAALYLREYAKSGPIVSIIRISINNLAGVPSIVFGVFGYGFLILVVGAYIDGGPRNANLPTIPPFWWWLTAAGLALVAFCAFITTSYSLGSRKILTRMRTPHLGIISLLLWIGTTIAFFILVAFTPSFHGFYQASLPNPTFGKGGLLWASLTLALLTLPVVIVATEEALAAVPNSLREGSYGCGASKWQTIRRIVLPHALPGIMTGMILAMARGAGEVAPLMLVGVLKLAPELPIDTTAPFVHLDRSFMHLGFHIFDLGFQSPNSEAAKPMVFTTTLLLITVIATLNIFAIWLRARLRKRFQSGQF
- a CDS encoding ABC transporter permease subunit, whose product is MSGIQPRFTGRKRKLKTHWSVRLSDVLSEGVITIGGIGTIVAVCLVALVLVMEVIPLFRSASVTPLGIRETPWDTDAIVHFELNEYQTMGWLLTSDGTLQVIRLTSPSSETNATQSSMAAAFEVVQETKLIEEGQITAISTATGETDLIIGLADGTIRLADVSLKTTFVDPIEIKDWLVEQSGTASATQLSRPGDTAVYRDGVVQLTPQGQYRAQNVQWTLSDPIEVSESAIRLIDHVPQGNNRSGLSSQSTTFVALTEDEQLKLGTVSEKKSLLTGTAKLQTKLYDLPASGAGVPHFVLMEGLGNNFYAIDKDGLLARYDIRDKNNLLVAETVDLVPDSEATVTVCDWILGRETLFVGDSNGNCSGWFQIRLADRKDNAFADRSSTDGFALVRAHQFGPGPGPVSAFGASSRSRMFLVGYETGACSLFHMTTEKHVTDIEMPEADSIDIAQISPRDDGLFIESNGEIYHYALSPGFPDITLASLFLPVWYEGYAEPLNMWQSSSSRIEDELKFSLYPLVSGTFKATFYSMLFGAPLALLAAIYTSEFSTRRTRMMVKPTVEMMASLPSVVLGFLAALVFAPVVEKVVPACLASVFTVPMTILLGAFLWQTLPRAVTLRIQPFRLWFLSPVLLLGIYFAYLLGPFVEQWLFLGNIKFWLVHPEQGSGVGGWLLILIPTCALLLFALDAYGFNSIWRGQVARSPRFTFAVLSLVKFVLMVICTLLFAYGLGSLLDLIGWDPRGTYIGEYDQRNSLIVGFVMGFAVIPIIYTIADDALSTVPAHLRSASLGCGATHWQTAVRVVIPTAMSGLFSALMIGLGRVAGETMIVLMAGGNTPIEDWNIFNGFRTLSTNIAIELPEAVQGSSHYRVLFLSALVLFLLTFLINTVAEVVRLYFRRRAYQL
- a CDS encoding PstS family phosphate ABC transporter substrate-binding protein, whose translation is MLRQRVSMLAFMLAVLFPGMLFAQLQVDPKLPVYERVSGVSGTIKSIGSDTMNNMMTLWAEGFQEIYPNVQIEIEGKGSSTAPPALIQGTATFGPMSRPMKANEIDDFEKRYGYKPTEIGTSIDMLAVYVNKDNPIEGLSLPQVDAIFSTNRKGGAEKDISRWGELGLSGSFAQSPISLYGRNSASGTYAFFKENALYGGDYKPTVKEQPGSSSVVQGVATDKFGIGYSGIGYKTSDVRALPLSLEGEDYVEPTAENADDYPLSRFLYVSVNYRPGSELDPLRREFLKYIYSQQGQKAVVKDGYLPIPAVIAEAQLAKVGITK
- a CDS encoding DUF1501 domain-containing protein; its protein translation is MNYLSNSRRRFLQTTAGLMGAASCSWLPQLAAAAAPNPERKRSCILLWMAGGPTQTDTFDMKPGHANGGEFKEAETSVPGLRFSEHFTGLGQHADQLAILRGMSTREGDHLRGTYLMHTGQRPGGPLNYPAIGASLAKALKDYSSILPSYVAVNPSGLLNGAALGSGFLGPRYAAATVGTRGTPRPEDAEAMADLGVDFLSLPPGIDQQRHDARLALWQEQQNQFIVSHPSGAAEAQATIFQSAVKLMHPEAASAFDLSKESMKTRESYGRGTFGQGCLIARRLVERGVPFVEVTLGGNGLGWDTHQGNFPAVERLSKELDQGWSTLLTELKERGLLETTTICWMGEFGRTPNINNNAGRDHFPDAWTCVLSGGGIAGGQAYGKTNEGGTEVTDGKTEVQDLLATLCQAVGVDPATEHYSPQARPIKISEGNPIDQVLA